Within Fusobacterium gonidiaformans ATCC 25563, the genomic segment TTGATAAACTTTGACTTTAGAAGAAGTTTGCTGAGTTTCTAGATATGATACTATATTCTTCTGAATATTTTTATAGGATTGATGCTCTTGCCAATTGATATTTTCTTTTAAACAATTCAAAATATCCTGCTCATTCCCTTCAAAAAAATGATAACACTCTTTACTTACTCCTAATTCTTGATAATTTACTCTAGGAACAAATACTTGAATTGCTCTCGAACGTATTGTTGCCAAAATATTTTTTCGAGTACTCCAAAGTAAGAAAAAAGTTCCATCTCCCGGTTCCTCAATAGATTTCAGCAAAGCATTTGCACTTTCTTTTCGTAGGTCTTGAATATTAGGCAGAATAAAAATTTTCCGTTCTCCTTCATAAGAACTTTCATGGAAACTGGTCTCCGCCTCCCGAATGTCCTCAATCTTTAAATTTTCCAAGACATGAACATCTGCATACACTCCTTTTTGAATCCGATTACAAACACTACAAGAATCACAATAATAATCTTTTTCTTTCGGACAACAAAGAGCTTTGGCAAAAGAAAGAACTGCTTTTTCTAGACGTGAGCTATCTTCCCCATAAAATAAATAAGTCCCAGATTTTTTATTCTTCGAAATATCTTGTCGAATCCAATCTTCCAACATTATCTTTCAGCCTTTTCAATCTTTCTTAATACTTTTACTTGTTCTAGAGCTAAACCAGATCCTCTTACAACACTTTCTAAAGGATTTTCTGCTAAAGTTACCTTTAAACTTGTATACTTTTCTACCATTTCTGGAAAGTTACGAATCAGAGAGCCCCCTCCTGTCATAACCATTCCTTTGTCAACAATATCAGAAGCCAATTCTGGTGGTGTCTGTTCCAAAACACTTTTAATACATCTTACAATTTCCATCAAAGAATCCATGATAGCCTCTCGAATTTCCTCTGAACTAATTGTCACTGTCTTAGGAAGTCCCATCATTAAATCTCGCCCTTTTACTTCCATTGTTTCTTCCTCCTCTAAAGGCAAAGCTGTTCCAATTTTTATCTTAATTTCTTCTGCTGTCTTATCTCCAATCAATAAATTGTGAGTCTTCTTCACATACTTAATGATACTGGAGTCAAAATTATTCCCTGCAATTCGAATGGTCTTACTTACCACAGTTCCTCCTAAAGAAATCACTGCTATATCGGTAGATCCTCCCCCGATGTCAATAATCATATTTCCCTCTGGAGCTGAAATATCCATTCCTGCTCCTAGAGCAGCTGCTCTTGCTTCTTCAATCAAATAAGCTCTCT encodes:
- a CDS encoding ATPase, coding for MLEDWIRQDISKNKKSGTYLFYGEDSSRLEKAVLSFAKALCCPKEKDYYCDSCSVCNRIQKGVYADVHVLENLKIEDIREAETSFHESSYEGERKIFILPNIQDLRKESANALLKSIEEPGDGTFFLLWSTRKNILATIRSRAIQVFVPRVNYQELGVSKECYHFFEGNEQDILNCLKENINWQEHQSYKNIQKNIVSYLETQQTSSKVKVYQSLIDFLEVKENLSVVEILWFIEELVGSPCERKDFAWIFHYCLMQERYQGKLEEKLMLSKMLNFPINNKVLFANLFLK
- a CDS encoding rod shape-determining protein, giving the protein MAFFKLNRGLGIDLGTANTLVYSKKHKRIVLNEPSVVAVERETKKILAVGNEAKEMLGKTPDSIVAVRPLSEGVIADYDITEAMIKYFIKKVFGSYSFFMPEIMICVPVDITGVEKRAVLEATISAGAKRAYLIEEARAAALGAGMDISAPEGNMIIDIGGGSTDIAVISLGGTVVSKTIRIAGNNFDSSIIKYVKKTHNLLIGDKTAEEIKIKIGTALPLEEEETMEVKGRDLMMGLPKTVTISSEEIREAIMDSLMEIVRCIKSVLEQTPPELASDIVDKGMVMTGGGSLIRNFPEMVEKYTSLKVTLAENPLESVVRGSGLALEQVKVLRKIEKAER